In a genomic window of Pieris brassicae chromosome 7, ilPieBrab1.1, whole genome shotgun sequence:
- the LOC123712064 gene encoding uncharacterized protein LOC123712064 isoform X3 — protein sequence MMAVLWVVLFWASVGLRAVTGLPVGETPQVYPHESHNEEYVGWGSEGGLYTLPALALVLTAVGLLFGCTWCYQHKDCKPNEGADNEIFTESVSHLHDARSRSQPPDSGFSEPVNNNISEDNNNGPISLREMQNIANNNAAVYIVSENEERNRIRESVVEFEPLPRIRVLDPLERCADWFAGDDFPRNRLQYLREIGRGWFGRVVEGEIEDGPSSGTVAVKILNQNASLEDKARFLDEGRMYRDIRHENVLPFIAKCLSEDPWLLMFELCSMDLHQYLEVNRPKMAILNESGVPLQLMCDVTSGLAHLHSRGFLYGTLWSGTVLIRNGETARALLGQYGTNEPQHDFFAPEVSRQPNSHTTSSEVWSVGFLLWEVCAWGATPPRAPPPPHLPCPYRNHLYQVMQLCWNPNPENRPTASQVHALLNHLHTTHLHTETDDHFEERWQRLKPNTIPKIDEHIAIVHAPSTSTDSQFGSDLEFESAQTIPDSLSVGDAAVSRSSSIMSDKEPLSVQIKSESLTNLHGSFEDVRNIYLTHNEAAALECHQGNIGMEEKEHDRSDSSVDPWLKDIITGSQDDVSYFKDVSDVIKNLDNILNSEKTSSSESSHQASPSRDNLSLECKKDYPMQTSLVKSPGIRNFQNISDMGFDSKDDSTCDDDVDRDTIGTLSHSFERHSDTNSQYTLENITPETPIKDFISNLNESFSEQNFSLVNENKTLPREELPNDKIEDSDKEVPKLKELCEALPRLSNKMEMIKDCTSEDNNALGTDIIKDTKSVELIPNEGIDKSELICDTGIDQMNDTTESQVPFSESEINHLNKDALVNEITTTLSDIDQSDASAREENNDLKHIHSESLVQSLTASQTINEVKVITTNTDEDVHEIETNDYVGDHQVEQSCITHTELFLANEIEAQKSQYYESGNQNSVSNDMRDVEKQISYENEDLTQPELIQMTPVTDVQLDEIVNELEYIEDNSIDLETGCASLENVINLGISHATLDNEKLKDLNAKESHIESDLGIESELENVGILAELPDLVQISERATDVTSQESQTESQYSPEKVQNLSKENISSDSQDDTICLDQVTVKYMDLVGSKQDKESASDMSTESTVYMNFSGEQNEISKMYKNEPLSFLESQTVSEADIDKNDSTVYLDLPSVIREMDTFLHAEKLISGHDVGFKDNFHASTPVGSNSSADNVLDSNEHDALVNPNKIADYSAMASEKLEQKGVADTSPFESPTKSHPTDTYDENSSVVLGPFESYTQDTFKSKIGTDLVDLPKEELLAFSSNFSEINLETPSPLRDGNFLNEVPDLIHDDFDDSTSQPKPVVLSDPHTDTDETEEQSTTEKRISPSTPPNSPGNFLASTSQAYIVDIDLDNEPVQHIDINEMDVSQLAIAENENNMNLEYSGPLVEESLNDSITRFNDTLPESFLAGNGGVEETENVGIDEERMKELRNELELKLPLAQVAGIEPASSWTELPPPPELLVTYGALSPIAEETGHQLTAYENDDNWNTSVRTESSESYPEPANNSTDEVTELPTGLASATQQSQHSTYTIHSNATYTLQRDASKEITMSADSLIGSPLKKVPEETASPDADKTYTICDADKESNCERISQVSPFLLSPTTDTSAPSDLHAAVSTLSKATVPTDAKSSKPSETQCLSKATSIDSWCSNDTLYNVEENFDDLAMDPDLPLDFAEPDRDKSESEDTLTHNEDDKELSHCSTYIVHDSRSELCETFSPDSITANDNYTYTKVKTTPSANTKSDLNDSTKNTQTKDLAYGTLGSGMPSFSNCTTELASAFDDTWKLPQLELVRRSPMSDMMNVTPLTKAEDKIFAFDSPEVVTIPKLNKMDSVEITFEDQDKDVNYPVLNDCSNINFKDVINTMTSTPVTEADDNMGEVVPCTLTKVKDGDAEISAITSSFLNEVSPNNVKEEGVNHTSHSSLNTNRISDDKSGISDDVSKFETFMRSAEVRPQELSNNTGVVGYLETTKITCNNSEFPETSEVSSKNFDLFEQSAEIRPQNSNSDSNGIRHKEEILNYYTNDDSSKNTDSFMMSVEMRPQDLSNAYKIVNKETNNIVNAMDDDNSLKSFQSFLDLAETKPQERSYSKSEDQQVSSSNSIPFKVSDTKADDSESSLSLINFQSFIQSAEIRPQDISKTSSERVSSNGEQSDRDNHLSQNSNDSLAVSKKTISYSDFENSASSKPQDMQSFEKSRSDESGVGSEGFRNFEAFARNRPQDLLSLIDASSMLLSSERTTSEHAINSFMNRDITPSTSKLAQEQSVIINPTFASFRDSPDRDNDDDFVTDLDENEQPHSIIITESPLLANINKGHTLDSLGEDSRGSKADEDIEDVNLSSNILEKSFMKDSEEEPSEETKCNGSNQVFATVNFISETFEELLESNVDDNEANEPKGTNHESSRVSESKIPTKDVSEQTKIQSDSEDKVADVTQDFLQNEKNFCQLDAYFPLLSDIRFTGPGTEIMSTSFTQESPTEPTSPECERDSTTEKDKPSELLKEWDSDTDSHSTNSSSGEFIWKQRDNSQPSRAEAESTHEASSVGSGDSGSGSEGDEVEFVPSSWDCRAAPAKSSLRSLEQPADGKKRVVFKRQKYHCVYEYPREASDLDVDSPANYLPDLSTYCEWDPRSAEEAEVGYGQLYGGPSPFDMYPLRAGIAFGADYDEDFYITSTARPFELGVLSTTSQFFPGMHLKQSLLPENDFPPPSPLPPLDPPLTIPRTSLDLTTPDSGVDVTPTIDEDLNEWKPDSTSSSESVSPSSPGGELGGLRHTRDKLKLDLPPSPHLPSPKHNRVFNFVLEKPKRPEPSTPLVMTDETPVMMSLPLIKRDDPMPEPTFSTFGKSTCKSTADQKNIVLTDNENVETVPESTNNPDIKIEEKPDKVEPVKGEGTVLDSGDEDSGIESSSKATLERKPSSNIS from the exons CCGAACGAAGGAGCCGATAACGAG ATATTCACAGAGAGTGTGTCTCATCTCCATGATGCACGCAGCCGATCTCAGCCGCCGGACTCTGGTTTCTCAGAACCAGTGAACAACAATATCAGCGAGGACAACAACAATGGACCGATATCGCTCAGGGAGATGCAGAATATCGCCAACAACAATGCGGCGGTATACATCGTCAGTGAAAATGAGGAAAGGAATCGTATTCGGGAGTCCGTTGTCGAGTTTGAACCGCTGCCTCGTATACGCGTGCTGGATCCGTTGGAGAGATGTGCTGATTGGTTTG CTGGAGATGACTTTCCCAGAAACCGATTGCAATACCTTAGAGAAATTGGTCGCGGATGGTTTGGCAGA GTAGTAGAAGGTGAAATAGAAGACGGACCGTCATCAGGCACGGTGGCTGTCAAGATACTAAACCAGAATGCGAGTCTAGAAGACAAGGCTCGTTTTCTAGATGAAGGTAGAATGTATCGAGATATCCGTCATGAAAACGTTCTACCGTTTATTGCCAAATGCCTATCTGAGGATCCTTGGTTGCTTATGTTTGAGCTGTGCTCTATG GACCTCCATCAATACTTAGAAGTGAACCGTCCGAAAATGGCGATACTAAACGAAAGTGGGGTGCCTCTGCAGCTGATGTGTGATGTCACTTCCGGCTTAGCTCATTTGCACTCCAGAGGATTTTTATATGG tacACTATGGAGCGGGACAGTGCTAATTCGTAATGGAGAAACTGCACGTGCGCTTCTTGGCCAGTATGGAACTAATGAGCCGCAGCACGACTTCTTCGCGCCCGAAGTCTCGAGGCAGCCCAATTCACACact ACGAGTAGTGAGGTGTGGTCCGTGGGCTTCCTCCTCTGGGAGGTGTGTGCTTGGGGGGCCACCCCACCCCGCGCCCCGCCGCCCCCACACTTGCCCTGCCCCTATAGGAACCATTT ATACCAAGTAATGCAGCTCTGCTGGAATCCAAATCCTGAAAATCGTCCAACGGCATCACAAGTGCACGCGTTACTCAATCATCTGCACACCACACACTTACACACCGAAACAGACGACCACTTTGAGGAACGCTGGCAGAGACTCAAACCCAACACTATCCCAAAAATAGATGAACATATAGCCATAGTCCATGCCCCGTCCACATCCACAGATTCACAGTTCGGATCTGATCTAGAATTTGAAAGCGCACAAACTATACCAGACTCCCTGAGCGTAGGAGACGCGGCGGTTTCCCGATCCAGCAGCATAATGTCCGACAAGGAACCCCTTTCTGTCCAAATAAAGTCGGAAAGCCTTACCAATCTACATGGATCCTTCGAGGATGTCCGAAACATTTATCTCACGCACAATGAAGCGGCAGCCCTCGAATGCCACCAAGGGAACATCGGTATGGAAGAGAAGGAACATGATCGCTCCGACAGCTCGGTCGATCCTTGGCTCAAAGACATCATAACCGGAAGCCAAGATGACGTGAGCTACTTCAAAGACGTCAGCGATGTTATTAAGAATCTcgataatatattgaattccGAGAAAACTTCGAGTTCCGAATCGAGCCACCAGGCCAGTCCTTCAAGGGACAACCTCAGTCTAGAATGCAAAAAGGACTATCCTATGCAGACGAGCCTCGTCAAGTCTCCTGGAATACGGAACTTCCAAAATATATCAGATATGGGTTTCGATTCCAAGGATGATTCCACCTGCGATGATGATGTCGACCGAGACACAATTGGAACTTTGAGCCACTCCTTTGAACGCCACAGCGACACAAATAGCCAATATACACTCGAAAATATAACACCTGAAACGCCGATAAAAGACTTCATTAGTAATCTTAATGAATCCTTTAGCGAACAAAACTTTAGCTTAGTTAACGAAAATAAAACTCTGCCTCGAGAAGAATTGCCGAACGATAAGATAGAAGATAGTGATAAAGAAGTACCCAAATTGAAGGAATTATGTGAAGCCTTGCCTagattaagtaataaaatggaAATGATAAAAGACTGCACATCAGAAGATAATAATGCTTTAGGGACtgatattattaaagataCTAAGTCAGTAGAATTAATACCAAATGAAGGAATTGATAAGAGTGAACTGATTTGTGATACTGGAATAGACCAAATGAATGATACAACAGAATCTCAAGTACCATTTTCTGAAAGTGAGATTAATCATCTAAACAAAGATGCACTAGTCAATGAAATAACTACAACATTAAGTGATATTGATCAATCAGATGCAAGTGCTAGGGAAGagaataatgatttaaaacaCATTCATTCTGAATCATTAGTTCAATCTCTAACAGCAAGCCAAACTATAAATGAAGTTAAAGTCATAACTACTAATACTGATGAAGACGTTCACGAAATAGAGACCAACGATTATGTTGGTGATCACCAAGTGGAACAAAGTTGTATTACACACACGGAATTGTTTTTAGCAAATGAAATAGAAGCACAAAAAAGTCAATATTATGAAAGTGGAAATCAGAATAGTGTTAGTAATGATATGCGTGACGTAGAAAAGCAAATCTCGTATGAAAATGAAGATCTAACGCAACCGGAATTGATACAGATGACACCCGTTACAGATGTACAATTAGATGAAATCGTTAACGAGCTAGAATACATTGAAGACAACAGTATTGATTTGGAAACTGGGTGTGCCTCGTtagaaaatgttataaatttaggAATTAGTCATGCTACTTTAGATAATGAAAAGTTAAAGGATTTGAATGCTAAGGAATCTCATATAGAAAGTGACTTAGGTATAGAAAGTGAACTAGAAAACGTAGGAATATTAGCAGAGCTACCTGATTTAGTACAAATAAGTGAAAGGGCAACTGACGTTACAAGTCAAGAATCTCAAACGGAATCTCAGTATTCACCTGAAAAAGTACAAAACTTAAGCAAGGAAAACATTTCGTCCGATTCTCAAGACGATACCATCTGTCTGGACCAAGTTACAGTTAAATATATGGATTTAGTCGGATCGAAACAAGACAAAGAAAGTGCGTCAGATATGTCCACCGAAAGCACAGTCTATATGAATTTTTCTGGAGAACAAAACGAAATTtcgaaaatgtataaaaacgaACCGTTGTCGTTCTTAGAAAGCCAAACGGTGTCCGAAGCTGACATAGACAAGAATGATTCCACCGTTTATTTAGATCTCCCTAGCGTCATAAGAGAGATGGACACCTTCTTGCATGCAGAAAAGTTAATTAGTGGTCATGATGTAGGGTTCAAAGATAATTTTCATGCTAGTACCCCTGTAGGTAGCAATAGCTCCGCAGATAACGTCCTCGATTCTAATGAGCATGACGCACTAGTGAATCCAAATAAAATAGCAGACTATTCTGCGATGGCCTCGGAGAAACTAGAACAAAAAGGTGTAGCGGATACCAGTCCCTTCGAATCGCCGACAAAAAGTCACCCTACAGATACATACGACGAGAACAGTTCAGTCGTCTTAGGACCTTTCGAAAGCTATACACAAGACACGTTCAAAAGTAAAATTGGAACGGATTTAGTAGACTTACCTAAAGAAGAACTTTTAGCATTTTCGTCGAACTTCAGCGAAATAAATCTAGAAACGCCATCACCGTTACGCGATGGGAACTTTTTAAACGAAGTGCCGGATTTAATTCACGATGACTTCGACGACAGTACGAGTCAACCGAAACCTGTAGTTTTGTCGGATCCCCACACTGATACGGACGAAACTGAGGAGCAATCGACAACTGAGAAGAGAATATCTCCATCGACCCCACCCAATTCGCCTGGAAACTTTCTAGCATCGACATCTCAGGCGTACATAGTCGATATCGACCTCGACAACGAACCCGTCCAGCACATTGATATTAACGAAATGGACGTTTCTCAGCTGGCAATAGCTgaaaacgaaaataatatgaaCCTAGAATATTCCGGACCGTTGGTGGAGGAAAGCTTGAACGATTCGATAACACGATTTAATGATACGTTGCCGGAATCGTTTTTGGCAGGAAATGGCGGAGTTGAGGAAACTGAGAATGTGGGGATAGATGAAGAACGAATGAAGGAGCTTAGGAATGAATTAGAATTGAAACTGCCATTGGCCCAG GTAGCAGGCATTGAACCCGCCAGTTCGTGGACTGAATTGCCTCCTCCGCCTGAGTTGTTAGTGACGTATGGAGCTCTAAGTCCAATTGCTGAAGAAACTGGACACCAGCTCACCGCTTATGAAAATGAtgataatt GGAACACCTCTGTACGCACAGAATCGTCCGAAAGTTATCCAGAGCCAGCCAACAATTCCACAGACGAAGTGACAGAGTTACCAACGGGACTGGCCAGTGCCACTCAGCAATCACAACATTCGACATACACCATACACTCTAATGCCACATACACTTTGCAACGAGATGCCAGCAAGGa AATCACCATGAGCGCCGACAGTTTAATCGGAAGCCCATTAAAGAAAGTTCCTGAAGAAACGGCATCCCCAGACGCCGACAAGACCTATACTATATGCGACGCGGATAAGGAATCGAACTGTGAAAGAATATCTCAAGTGTCCCCGTTTCTTCTAAGTCCGACAACTGACACGTCCGCTCCCTCAGATTTGCACGCGGCCGTGTCCACTCTGTCGAAGGCGACGGTCCCCACCGACGCCAAATCATCAAAACCTTCCGAAACCCAGTGCTTGTCGAAGGCGACAAGCATCGACTCGTGGTGTTCGAACGACACGCTTTATAACGTCGAGGAGAACTTCGACGACTTGGCGATGGATCCCGATCTACCTCTCGATTTTGCGGAGCCGGATAGAGACAAGAGTGAAAGCGAAGATACGCTCACTCACAACGAAGACGATAAAGAGCTCAGCCACTGCTCCACTTACATCGTCCACGATAGCAGGTCTGAACTCTGCGAGACGTTCTCTCCGGATTCCATCACCGCTAACGATAATTACACTTACACCAAAGTCAAGACGACGCCATCCGCTAACACGAAATCGGATCTCAACGATTCGACCAAAAATACTCAAACTAAAGATCTAGCTTACGGCACGCTTGGATCCGGAATGCCTTCGTTTTCGAACTGTACCACCGAACTCGCTTCTGCTTTCGACGATACGTGGAAATTACCGCAGCTGGAATTAGTGAGGAGATCTCCGATGAGCGATATGATGAACGTTACTCCGCTGACTAAAGCTGAGGATAAAATTTTCGCGTTCGATTCTCCGGAAGTAGTCACAATTCCGAAACTGAATAAAATGGATAGTGTAGAAATAACTTTCGAGGATCAGGATAAAGATGTCAATTATCCTGTACTTAATGAttgttcaaatattaatttcaaagatGTCATAAATACCATGACGAGCACTCCGGTGACCGAGGCCGATGATAATATGGGAGAAGTGGTTCCGTGCACCTTAACGAAAGTAAAGGATGGAGACGCTGAAATAAGTGCTATAACTTcatcttttttaaatgaagtgtCACCTAATAACGTCAAAGAGGAAGGCGTTAATCATACGAGCCATAGTTCTTTGAATACAAATCGAATAAGTGATGATAAAAGTGGTATAAGTGATGATGTATCTAAGTTTGAAACTTTTATGCGTTCAGCAGAAGTAAGGCCGCAAGAATTATCCAACAATACAGGCGTGGTTGGATATTTAGAAACGACTAAAATAACTTGTAATAATTCTGAATTCCCCGAAACGAGTGAAGTTAGTTcgaaaaattttgatttatttgagcAATCAGCTGAAATTAGACCACAAAATTCTAATAGTGATAGCAATGGAATCCGTCACAAAgaagaaattttgaattattacacTAATGATGACAGTTCAAAAAACACTGATTCTTTTATGATGTCGGTGGAAATGCGGCCGCAAGATTTATCGAACGCTTATAAAATAGTCAACAaggaaacaaataatatagtcAACGCCATGGACGAcgataatagtttaaaatcatttcaatCATTCCTAGATTTAGCGGAAACAAAGCCACAAGAGAGATCGTATAGTAAAAGCGAAGATCAGCAAGTATCTTCAAGCAATTCTATCCCGTTTAAAGTCTCAGACACAAAAGCAGATGATTCTGAATCGAGCCTAAGTCTGATAAACTTTCAATCGTTCATACAATCTGCGGAAATAAGGCCACAAGATATCTCTAAAACTAGTAGCGAACGTGTAAGTTCTAACGGTGAACAATCTGATAGAGATAACCATCTTAGTCAAAACAGCAACGATAGTTTGGCGGTATCTAAAAAAACGATCTCTTATTCTGATTTCGAAAATTCCGCTTCCTCAAAACCACAGGATATGCAGTCTTTCGAAAAGTCTCGAAGCGACGAAAGCGGCGTTGGATCAGAGGGGTTTCGGAACTTCGAGGCATTCGCTAGAAATCGCCCACAAGACTTACTGTCCCTAATCGATGCTAGTTCAATGCTACTGAGCAGTGAGAGGACGACGAGTGAACACGcgataaatagttttatgaaTAGAGACATTACACCTTCAACGAGTAAACTTGCCCAAGAGCAGTCGGTCATTATTAATCCGACGTTTGCAAGTTTTAGGGATTCGCCTGACCGGGACAATGACGATGATTTTGTGACTGATTTAGATGAAAATGAACAGCCTCATTCAATTATAATCACTGAAAGCCCGCTTTTAGCTAATATCAATAAAGGTCATACTCTCGATTCGCTCGGAGAAGATTCAAGAGGATCTAAGGCAGATGAAGACATAGAGGATGTGAATTTGTCGAGCAATATTCTTGAGAAAAGTTTTATGAAAGACTCTGAAGAGGAACCAAGTGAGGAAACCAAATGTAACGGAAGCAACCAAGTATTCGCAACCGTAAATTTTATAAGCGAAACTTTTGAAGAACTTCTAGAGAGTAATGTGGATGATAACGAAGCTAATGAACCGAAAGGGACCAACCATGAATCAAGCCGTGTTTCAGAATCCAAAATTCCAACGAAAGATGTTTCGGAACAGACGAAAATCCAAAGTGATAGTGAAGACAAAGTTGCGGATGTAACGCAGGATTTTTTGCAAAATGAAAAGAATTTTTGTCAGCTTGATGCGTACTTTCCACTTCTAAGTGATATAAGATTCAcag GCCCAGGAACAGAAATAATGAGTACTTCTTTCACACAAGAATCACCGACTGAACCGACATCCCCCGAGTGCGAACGAGACAGCACTACGGAGAAAGACAAGCCCTCCGAGCTATTGAAAGAGTGGGACAGCGATACTGACTCACATTCTACTAATTCGTCTAGTGGGGAATTTATATGGAAG CAACGCGATAACAGTCAGCCAAGCCGAGCTGAGGCAGAATCTACTCATGAGGCGTCATCAGTTGGTTCTGGGGATTCCGGTTCAGGGTCGGAAGGTGATGAGGTGGAATTTGTGCCGTCTTCGTGGGACTGCCGCGCGGCGCCAGCTAAATCTTCGCTTAGGAGTCTAGAGCAACCAGCG GATGGTAAAAAACGCGTAGTGTTCAAGCGTCAAAAGTACCATTGCGTATACGAGTACCCGCGCGAAGCGAGCGATCTGGACGTTGACTCACCCGCGAACTATTTACCCGATCTCTCCACTTATTGCG AATGGGACCCACGTAGCGCAGAGGAAGCTGAAGTTGGTTACGGACAGTTGTACGGAGGGCCGAGTCCCTTTGACATGTATCCTCTTAGAGCTGGAATCGCCTTTGGAGCTG ACTACGACGAAGACTTCTACATAACTTCAACGGCGCGGCCCTTTGAATTAGGGGTACTATCCACTACGAGCCAATTCTTTCCCGGGATGCATCTCAAGCAATCCCTCCTACCCGAAAACGACTTTCCCCCTCCGTCGCCCTTGCCCCCTCTCGATCCCCCCCTCACTATCCCCAGAACATCTTTAGACCTAACAACCCCAGATTCAGGAGTAGACGTCACCCCCACAATTGATGAAGATTTAAATGAATGGAAGCCAGACAGTACGAGTTCCAGTGAATCGGTCAGTCCGAGTTCTCCGGGGGGAGAATTGGGTGGTCTGAGACATACGAGGGATAAGCTGAAGCTGGATTTACCCCCTAGCCCCCATCTCCCCTCGCCGAAGCACAATAGGGTGTTTAATTTTGTACTTGAGAAGCCGAAACGTCCCGAACCCAGTACTCCGCTAG TGATGACGGACGAAACCCCCGTTATGATGTCTCTCCCGTTAATCAAACGCGATGACCCAATGCCTGAGCCAACTTTCTCGACATTCGGAAAGTCAACTTGTAAATCCACAGCCGACCAGAAAAACATTGTCTTAACCGACAACGAAAACGTCGAAACGGTACCCGAGTCAACGAATAATCCGGATATTAAAATTGAGGAAAAGCCGGATAAAGTCGAGCCGGTTAAAGGGGAGGGAACTGTTTTGGATAGTGGCGATGAAGATTCCGGTATTGAGAGCAGCTCCAAGGCTACGTTGGAACGAAAACCGTCTTCGAATATCTCATAA